The following are encoded in a window of candidate division WOR-1 bacterium RIFOXYB2_FULL_36_35 genomic DNA:
- a CDS encoding glycosyl transferase, with translation MKLSIIIPVFNEKKTLEEILNRVLAVNIEKEILIVDDFSTDGTRDLYPLFQSDEIKVILQKKNQGKGSAVKTGIAAANGDYIIIQDADLEYDPQDYKKLLNPIIQGKAKVVYGSRFLGEHKFSSFAHFIGNKVLTVITNILYGIKITDMETCYKLIPTDLAKTLDIKSKKFDMEPEITAKISKKGYKILEVPISYKGRAFDEGKKISWKDAFSAIWTLVKYKFTKI, from the coding sequence ATGAAATTATCAATTATTATTCCAGTTTTTAATGAGAAAAAAACATTAGAAGAGATTTTAAATCGCGTTTTGGCAGTTAACATTGAAAAAGAGATTTTAATAGTAGATGATTTTTCCACAGACGGAACACGAGATCTTTATCCTTTATTTCAATCCGACGAGATAAAAGTAATCCTGCAAAAAAAAAATCAAGGAAAAGGATCCGCAGTTAAAACAGGCATTGCCGCCGCAAATGGCGATTATATTATTATCCAGGATGCAGACTTAGAATATGATCCTCAAGACTATAAAAAACTTTTAAATCCGATAATTCAAGGCAAAGCTAAAGTGGTCTACGGTTCAAGGTTTTTAGGCGAACATAAGTTTTCTTCTTTTGCTCATTTTATAGGGAATAAAGTTCTTACCGTTATCACAAACATTTTATATGGGATTAAAATAACCGATATGGAAACCTGTTATAAACTGATACCTACAGATTTGGCAAAAACATTGGATATAAAATCAAAAAAATTTGACATGGAACCGGAAATAACAGCAAAAATATCAAAAAAGGGATACAAAATTCTAGAAGTCCCGATATCTTACAAAGGAAGAGCATTTGATGAAGGAAAAAAGATATCATGGAAAGACGCTTTTTCTGCAATTTGGACGTTGGTCAAATACAAGTTTACAAAGATATAA